In the genome of Cheilinus undulatus linkage group 6, ASM1832078v1, whole genome shotgun sequence, one region contains:
- the sfr1 gene encoding swi5-dependent recombination DNA repair protein 1 homolog isoform X2 codes for MEITPKAAKLKSVYPSPCDSVESSPSECNEEKQHQKLSSSLKERLKRTRRSFTSPFSVAKRLCVDEEEEDGRQVSTDSLKTVNNSPQIIPSVDVNRNEVRTGSETFSGPIPEPAPPPSKDFAQQRDQLRKEVKDKMETLRRLKMVQMYRSKNDLTQLQTLIDKWRSCAQAALCELQSEVPVDGRKASLSELVDLFGLDDGILHFDRIEEDFTT; via the exons ATGGAGATCACCCCAAAAGCAGCCAAATTAAAATCAGTGTATCCTTCACCATGTGATTCAGTGGAGTCAAGCCCCTCTGAATGTAACGAGGAAAAG cagcatcagaaGCTGAGCTCCTCTCTAAAGGAGAGGCTGAAGAGAACAAGGCGCTCATTCACCTCGCCCTTTTCTGTGGCCAAACGCCTTTGtgtggatgaggaggaggaggatggccGACAGGTTTCAACAGATTCCCTAAAGACAGTTAATAACTCTCCACAGATCATCCCCAGTGTTGATGTAAACAGGAATGAAGTGAGAACAGGGAGTGAAACGTTTTCTGGACCCATTCCCGAACCAGCACCTCCTCCTTCCAAAGACTTTGCACAACAACGAGACCAACTGAGGAAGGAGGTGAAAGACAAGATGGAGACTCTGCGCAGACTCAAGATGGTTCAGATGTACAGAAGCAAG AATGATCTCACCCAGCTCCAGACCCTCATCGACAAGTGGCGAAGCTGTGCTCAGGCTGCTCTGTGTGAGCTCCAGTCAGAGGTTCCTGTAGACGGACGTAAGGCCAGCCTGTCAGAGCTTGTCGACCTGTTTGGCCTGGATGATGGTATTTTGCACTTTGATCGCATAGAGGAGGACTTCACCACCTGA
- the sfr1 gene encoding swi5-dependent recombination DNA repair protein 1 homolog isoform X1 gives MEITPKAAKLKSVYPSPCDSVESSPSECNEEKQQHQKLSSSLKERLKRTRRSFTSPFSVAKRLCVDEEEEDGRQVSTDSLKTVNNSPQIIPSVDVNRNEVRTGSETFSGPIPEPAPPPSKDFAQQRDQLRKEVKDKMETLRRLKMVQMYRSKNDLTQLQTLIDKWRSCAQAALCELQSEVPVDGRKASLSELVDLFGLDDGILHFDRIEEDFTT, from the exons ATGGAGATCACCCCAAAAGCAGCCAAATTAAAATCAGTGTATCCTTCACCATGTGATTCAGTGGAGTCAAGCCCCTCTGAATGTAACGAGGAAAAG cagcagcatcagaaGCTGAGCTCCTCTCTAAAGGAGAGGCTGAAGAGAACAAGGCGCTCATTCACCTCGCCCTTTTCTGTGGCCAAACGCCTTTGtgtggatgaggaggaggaggatggccGACAGGTTTCAACAGATTCCCTAAAGACAGTTAATAACTCTCCACAGATCATCCCCAGTGTTGATGTAAACAGGAATGAAGTGAGAACAGGGAGTGAAACGTTTTCTGGACCCATTCCCGAACCAGCACCTCCTCCTTCCAAAGACTTTGCACAACAACGAGACCAACTGAGGAAGGAGGTGAAAGACAAGATGGAGACTCTGCGCAGACTCAAGATGGTTCAGATGTACAGAAGCAAG AATGATCTCACCCAGCTCCAGACCCTCATCGACAAGTGGCGAAGCTGTGCTCAGGCTGCTCTGTGTGAGCTCCAGTCAGAGGTTCCTGTAGACGGACGTAAGGCCAGCCTGTCAGAGCTTGTCGACCTGTTTGGCCTGGATGATGGTATTTTGCACTTTGATCGCATAGAGGAGGACTTCACCACCTGA
- the sfr1 gene encoding swi5-dependent recombination DNA repair protein 1 homolog isoform X3 yields the protein MEITPKAAKLKSVYPSPCDSVESSPSECNEEKQQHQKLSSSLKERLKRTRRSFTSPFSVAKRLCVDEEEEDGRQVSTDSLKTVNNSPQIIPSVDVNRNEVRTGSETFSGPIPEPAPPPSKDFAQQRDQLRKEVKDKMETLRRLKMVQMYRSKNDLTQLQTLIDKWRSCAQAALCELQSEVPVDGRKASLSELVDLFGLDDDCPQLCFS from the exons ATGGAGATCACCCCAAAAGCAGCCAAATTAAAATCAGTGTATCCTTCACCATGTGATTCAGTGGAGTCAAGCCCCTCTGAATGTAACGAGGAAAAG cagcagcatcagaaGCTGAGCTCCTCTCTAAAGGAGAGGCTGAAGAGAACAAGGCGCTCATTCACCTCGCCCTTTTCTGTGGCCAAACGCCTTTGtgtggatgaggaggaggaggatggccGACAGGTTTCAACAGATTCCCTAAAGACAGTTAATAACTCTCCACAGATCATCCCCAGTGTTGATGTAAACAGGAATGAAGTGAGAACAGGGAGTGAAACGTTTTCTGGACCCATTCCCGAACCAGCACCTCCTCCTTCCAAAGACTTTGCACAACAACGAGACCAACTGAGGAAGGAGGTGAAAGACAAGATGGAGACTCTGCGCAGACTCAAGATGGTTCAGATGTACAGAAGCAAG AATGATCTCACCCAGCTCCAGACCCTCATCGACAAGTGGCGAAGCTGTGCTCAGGCTGCTCTGTGTGAGCTCCAGTCAGAGGTTCCTGTAGACGGACGTAAGGCCAGCCTGTCAGAGCTTGTCGACCTGTTTGGCCTGGATGATG ACTGTCCTCAGTTGTGTTTCAGCTGA
- the sfr1 gene encoding swi5-dependent recombination DNA repair protein 1 homolog isoform X4: MEITPKAAKLKSVYPSPCDSVESSPSECNEEKQQHQKLSSSLKERLKRTRRSFTSPFSVAKRLCVDEEEEDGRQVSTDSLKTVNNSPQIIPSVDVNRNEVRTGSETFSGPIPEPAPPPSKDFAQQRDQLRKEVKDKMETLRRLKMVQMYRSKNDLTQLQTLIDKWRSCAQAALCELQSEVPVDGRKASLSELVDLFGLDDGAPLLP, translated from the exons ATGGAGATCACCCCAAAAGCAGCCAAATTAAAATCAGTGTATCCTTCACCATGTGATTCAGTGGAGTCAAGCCCCTCTGAATGTAACGAGGAAAAG cagcagcatcagaaGCTGAGCTCCTCTCTAAAGGAGAGGCTGAAGAGAACAAGGCGCTCATTCACCTCGCCCTTTTCTGTGGCCAAACGCCTTTGtgtggatgaggaggaggaggatggccGACAGGTTTCAACAGATTCCCTAAAGACAGTTAATAACTCTCCACAGATCATCCCCAGTGTTGATGTAAACAGGAATGAAGTGAGAACAGGGAGTGAAACGTTTTCTGGACCCATTCCCGAACCAGCACCTCCTCCTTCCAAAGACTTTGCACAACAACGAGACCAACTGAGGAAGGAGGTGAAAGACAAGATGGAGACTCTGCGCAGACTCAAGATGGTTCAGATGTACAGAAGCAAG AATGATCTCACCCAGCTCCAGACCCTCATCGACAAGTGGCGAAGCTGTGCTCAGGCTGCTCTGTGTGAGCTCCAGTCAGAGGTTCCTGTAGACGGACGTAAGGCCAGCCTGTCAGAGCTTGTCGACCTGTTTGGCCTGGATGATG GCGCTCCACTTCTGCCGTGA